The following proteins come from a genomic window of Achromobacter sp. AONIH1:
- the cadR gene encoding Cd(II)/Pb(II)-responsive transcriptional regulator: MRIGELATATGTTVETIRYYEKEGLLPAPERGLNNYRSYGPLQLERLRLIRNCRALDMTQEEIRAILSLADNHQNGGCGPINELFDEHISHVDERIAELTQLKTQLTELRQRCLSARPDAEDCGILHGLSEMQVEERQERHTHLG, encoded by the coding sequence ATGCGTATTGGTGAACTGGCCACGGCGACCGGCACCACGGTCGAGACCATCAGGTACTACGAGAAGGAAGGCCTGCTGCCGGCGCCCGAGCGCGGGCTGAACAATTACCGCAGCTACGGGCCGCTGCAACTGGAGCGCCTGCGACTGATCCGCAATTGCCGGGCGCTGGACATGACGCAGGAAGAGATCCGCGCCATCCTGTCCCTGGCGGACAATCATCAGAATGGCGGCTGCGGCCCGATCAACGAGCTGTTCGACGAGCACATCTCGCACGTGGACGAGCGCATCGCCGAGCTGACCCAGCTCAAGACCCAGCTGACGGAACTGCGCCAGCGCTGCCTGTCGGCGCGGCCCGACGCCGAGGACTGCGGCATTCTGCATGGCTTGAGCGAGATGCAGGTCGAGGAGCGGCAGGAGCGGCACACGCACCTGGGCTGA
- a CDS encoding nitroreductase produces MTTTQTASPLHALTSRRSVKFLRAPAPKQDELEQILQAAMSAPDHGALRPWRFVLIRGEAIGKLADVAIGAVKRSGDPRMTPEKEKSVREWMAAVPLFIAVAQKIAHDNTKIPEQEQLLATGAAAMNLLNAVHMLGYGAFWSTGMGTYVEDVQNALGLDSLDYRFLGYLAVGTPACAVPQATRPDFREFVTEWSGPV; encoded by the coding sequence ATGACGACTACCCAGACCGCCTCCCCCTTGCACGCCCTGACTTCCCGCCGCTCCGTCAAATTCCTGCGCGCCCCGGCGCCCAAGCAGGACGAACTGGAACAGATCCTGCAGGCGGCGATGTCGGCGCCCGACCACGGCGCGTTGCGTCCCTGGCGCTTCGTGCTGATCCGTGGCGAGGCCATCGGCAAGCTGGCCGACGTGGCCATCGGCGCGGTCAAGCGCAGCGGCGATCCGCGCATGACGCCCGAAAAGGAAAAGTCCGTGCGCGAATGGATGGCCGCCGTGCCGCTGTTCATCGCCGTGGCGCAGAAGATCGCGCACGACAACACCAAGATCCCAGAACAGGAACAGCTGCTGGCCACCGGCGCCGCCGCCATGAACCTGCTGAACGCCGTCCACATGCTGGGTTATGGCGCGTTCTGGAGCACCGGCATGGGCACCTATGTCGAGGACGTGCAGAACGCGCTGGGCCTGGACTCGCTGGACTACCGTTTCCTGGGCTATCTGGCGGTGGGCACGCCGGCCTGCGCGGTGCCGCAGGCGACGCGTCCGGACTTCCGAGAGTTCGTCACGGAGTGGAGTGGTCCCGTCTGA
- a CDS encoding MarR family winged helix-turn-helix transcriptional regulator, translated as MTHHNKPARTADAASPYSHLHPDDDLIGRGIAQWRRERPDIDSSGKEVVGRLIRLEEVVLRAINASQAPHGLKYIEYAVLTTLRVDGAPYQLAPSQLQARLLCSSGGLSNILKRLETQGLVRRTTDKADRRGVLVTLTVKGKHLADKAMPAHAQAEQNLLAMFTPEERDTLARLLSRMLVVNAPELGREEEA; from the coding sequence ATGACGCATCACAACAAACCGGCGCGGACGGCCGACGCCGCCTCGCCATACTCTCACTTGCATCCCGACGACGACCTCATCGGCCGCGGCATCGCGCAGTGGCGGCGCGAAAGACCCGACATCGACAGCTCGGGCAAGGAAGTCGTCGGCCGGCTGATCCGGCTGGAAGAGGTCGTTCTGCGGGCCATTAATGCGTCGCAAGCGCCGCATGGCCTGAAATACATCGAATACGCGGTCCTGACCACCTTGCGCGTGGATGGCGCGCCCTATCAGCTGGCGCCGTCGCAATTGCAGGCGCGGCTGCTGTGCAGCTCCGGCGGATTGTCGAACATACTCAAGCGCCTGGAGACCCAGGGGTTGGTGCGCCGCACGACGGACAAGGCCGACCGCCGCGGCGTGCTGGTCACGCTGACCGTCAAGGGCAAGCACCTGGCGGACAAGGCCATGCCCGCGCATGCCCAGGCGGAACAGAACCTGCTGGCCATGTTCACGCCCGAAGAACGCGACACGCTGGCCCGGCTGCTGAGTCGGATGCTGGTCGTCAACGCGCCCGAGCTGGGGCGGGAGGAAGAAGCTTGA
- a CDS encoding ABC transporter substrate-binding protein, protein MAVKISKALACVTVAGMCGWSAHALAADLVVGLFGGSFLDASRECQIKAFEEQTGARVRTKLGSSAQFAAAVRATAGKSDFDVVYLDNSFATQLKNEHLLEPIDRDRLANAKSVAPSAFSGDPPYYVSFMTGSTVIVYDTTQVRTPPRSWADLANPAYAGKLAIGDISGTAGSQLLLALNRMRGGTLDNLDSGFAAIAPLAKASALMYTQADQIVSLFERKEIAVAVWYSDRAGSAIDGGLPLAVVYPEEGAVGILPSVAIPKGSRNVELATRYIDALLSKTVQTCFAEKKYAGPVNTEVRLSDKASQIVAVGKHFDELWLPDPAAVARGMPAWINRWQREIAR, encoded by the coding sequence ATGGCCGTCAAGATTTCCAAGGCGCTCGCATGCGTCACCGTGGCCGGCATGTGCGGCTGGAGCGCCCACGCATTGGCGGCCGACCTCGTGGTGGGCCTGTTCGGAGGCTCTTTCCTGGATGCTTCGCGCGAATGCCAGATCAAGGCCTTCGAGGAGCAGACCGGCGCCAGGGTGCGTACCAAGCTTGGCAGCTCGGCCCAGTTTGCCGCCGCGGTGCGCGCTACGGCTGGCAAGTCCGATTTCGACGTGGTGTATCTCGACAATTCGTTCGCCACGCAGCTCAAGAACGAGCATCTGCTTGAGCCCATCGACCGCGACCGGCTCGCCAATGCGAAGTCGGTCGCGCCATCCGCTTTCAGTGGCGATCCGCCTTACTACGTGAGTTTCATGACGGGGTCCACCGTCATCGTCTATGACACCACGCAGGTGCGGACGCCGCCCAGGTCATGGGCGGATCTCGCGAATCCGGCCTATGCGGGCAAGCTGGCGATCGGGGATATCAGCGGCACGGCCGGATCGCAGTTGCTGCTGGCGCTGAATCGGATGCGTGGCGGCACGCTGGACAATCTCGACTCCGGATTCGCCGCCATCGCGCCGCTGGCGAAAGCGTCGGCGCTGATGTACACGCAAGCCGACCAGATCGTGTCCCTGTTCGAACGCAAGGAGATCGCCGTGGCGGTCTGGTACTCGGATCGCGCGGGATCGGCCATCGACGGCGGCTTGCCGTTGGCGGTGGTGTATCCGGAGGAGGGAGCGGTGGGCATCCTGCCGTCGGTGGCGATTCCCAAGGGCAGCAGGAACGTCGAGCTGGCGACGCGGTACATCGACGCATTGCTATCCAAGACAGTGCAGACCTGTTTCGCCGAGAAGAAATACGCAGGGCCGGTCAACACCGAGGTCCGCCTGTCGGACAAGGCATCGCAAATCGTGGCGGTGGGCAAGCACTTCGACGAACTATGGCTGCCGGACCCCGCCGCGGTGGCGCGCGGCATGCCGGCCTGGATCAACCGCTGGCAGCGCGAGATCGCGCGCTGA
- a CDS encoding ABC transporter ATP-binding protein, with amino-acid sequence MPALTLDRLEKRYGGHAAAAGVSLSVKDGEFVSLLGPSGCGKTTILRMVAGLIVPTSGRILVDDRDITRLPPNRRQVGLVFQSYALFPHMTVFENVAFGLRRQGVDGADLRARVEQALASVRLSGLGARMPRQLSGGQQQRVAVARSIAPRPSILLFDEPLSNLDAVLRDEMQIELKRLQREVGITTLFVTHDQAEAMSMSDRVCVLAGGVVQQFDTPEVIYHHPATGFVAGFIGRPNRLRGRLAADAGGPLVELQGGHRLPAQRVEGLLAGDELDVVLRQEDLSIQPAKDATGAGLPGRIALRAFVGARVQYVVALAGGGELVADTATNGPQSGLGLGDEVWLRVLPQHVYVTRRAHERAAA; translated from the coding sequence ATGCCTGCACTGACATTGGACCGCCTGGAAAAGCGCTATGGCGGGCACGCGGCTGCCGCCGGGGTATCGCTGTCGGTGAAAGATGGGGAGTTCGTGTCGCTGCTGGGGCCATCGGGCTGCGGCAAGACCACGATATTGCGCATGGTGGCCGGGCTGATTGTGCCGACCAGCGGCCGCATCCTGGTCGATGACCGCGACATTACGCGATTGCCACCGAACCGGCGACAGGTGGGGCTGGTGTTCCAATCCTATGCGCTGTTTCCCCACATGACGGTGTTCGAGAACGTGGCATTCGGGCTGCGCCGGCAAGGCGTGGATGGCGCAGACTTGCGAGCCCGCGTCGAGCAGGCGCTCGCCAGCGTGCGGCTCTCGGGTCTGGGCGCGCGCATGCCGCGGCAGTTGTCGGGCGGCCAGCAGCAGCGGGTGGCGGTAGCGCGTTCGATCGCGCCGCGTCCGAGCATCCTGCTGTTCGACGAACCCTTGTCCAACCTGGACGCGGTGCTGCGCGACGAAATGCAGATCGAACTCAAGCGCCTGCAGCGCGAAGTCGGCATCACGACGTTGTTCGTCACGCACGATCAGGCCGAAGCCATGAGCATGTCTGACCGGGTCTGCGTGCTGGCTGGGGGCGTGGTGCAGCAGTTCGACACGCCCGAGGTCATCTACCACCATCCGGCCACCGGCTTCGTCGCGGGTTTCATTGGCCGGCCCAACCGGCTGCGCGGTCGCCTGGCGGCGGATGCGGGCGGTCCGCTGGTCGAATTGCAGGGCGGGCATCGTCTGCCGGCGCAACGTGTCGAGGGATTGCTTGCGGGAGACGAGCTGGATGTGGTGCTGCGCCAGGAAGATCTTTCCATACAGCCCGCGAAGGATGCCACCGGCGCGGGCCTGCCGGGCAGAATCGCGCTGCGCGCTTTCGTGGGCGCGCGGGTTCAGTACGTGGTGGCGCTGGCCGGCGGTGGGGAGCTCGTTGCCGATACCGCCACCAATGGCCCGCAGTCCGGACTGGGCTTGGGCGATGAAGTGTGGCTGCGGGTGCTGCCGCAGCACGTATACGTCACGCGTCGCGCGCACGAGCGGGCGGCGGCATGA
- a CDS encoding ABC transporter permease produces MNRRSAGALLTSPLLLVLLLAFVGPALFMLPLSLREYVPGSGIAAGYTLGNYARLVADPFYREIIARSLALGLGVTVLCLLAGYPLAWVIAHAGPRLKLALTLLVIFPMLLNLVVRSFGWIVLLSNRGLLNNALMDLGLIERPLKLMFNLTGVLVGMTHIFLPFMVLMLVPVIQAVPRDLRDAAHTLQAGRLRTFWSVTLPLTAHGILAGSIMVFVLAISALVTPRMLGGPTYKVMATMIYDDFLLTLDWPSGAAMAFALTALTLMVIGLSSRVLKRWGGER; encoded by the coding sequence ATGAATCGGCGTTCGGCGGGCGCGCTGCTGACATCGCCGCTGTTGCTGGTGCTGTTGCTGGCCTTCGTCGGGCCGGCGCTGTTCATGCTGCCGCTCAGCTTGCGGGAGTACGTGCCGGGTTCGGGCATCGCGGCGGGATACACGCTGGGCAACTACGCGCGGCTGGTCGCGGACCCGTTCTATCGGGAGATCATCGCCCGCAGCCTGGCCTTGGGATTGGGCGTCACTGTTCTTTGCCTGCTGGCCGGCTATCCGTTGGCGTGGGTCATCGCGCATGCCGGTCCGCGCCTGAAGCTGGCGCTGACGCTGCTGGTGATCTTCCCCATGCTGCTGAACCTGGTCGTGCGGTCGTTCGGCTGGATCGTGCTGCTCTCCAACCGAGGGCTGCTGAACAATGCGCTCATGGACCTGGGCTTGATCGAACGTCCGCTCAAACTGATGTTCAACCTGACCGGTGTCCTGGTGGGTATGACGCACATCTTCCTGCCCTTCATGGTGCTGATGCTGGTGCCCGTGATCCAGGCCGTGCCCAGGGATCTGCGCGACGCGGCCCACACCCTGCAGGCGGGGCGGCTGCGTACATTCTGGTCCGTGACGCTGCCGTTGACGGCGCATGGCATCCTGGCCGGCTCCATCATGGTGTTCGTGCTGGCGATCAGCGCCCTGGTCACGCCGCGCATGCTGGGCGGGCCCACCTACAAGGTCATGGCCACCATGATCTATGACGATTTCCTGCTGACGCTGGATTGGCCGTCGGGCGCCGCGATGGCGTTTGCGTTGACCGCCTTGACGCTGATGGTGATCGGCCTGTCCAGCCGTGTGCTTAAGCGTTGGGGAGGCGAACGATGA
- a CDS encoding ABC transporter permease has translation MPLLKPGLVAGGLFAFITSLDNVPVSVFLLSASQNTLPVKIFTSVEQGVDPSVAAVSTLLILVTAIALILAERWTGFHKHV, from the coding sequence TTGCCGCTGCTCAAGCCCGGGCTGGTGGCTGGCGGCCTGTTCGCCTTCATCACGTCCCTCGACAACGTGCCGGTGTCGGTGTTTCTACTGTCCGCCAGCCAGAACACGCTGCCAGTCAAGATATTCACCTCGGTTGAGCAGGGCGTGGATCCGTCCGTGGCGGCCGTTTCCACGCTGCTCATCCTGGTGACGGCCATTGCCCTGATCCTGGCCGAGCGCTGGACGGGGTTTCACAAGCATGTGTAA
- a CDS encoding polysaccharide deacetylase, which yields MSVTSKGFPLFLTFDVDAETMWTARDASYAKRPILMSQGAYGWKVGVPRVLALLARHDVKATFFVPGVVALAHPDMIRGIVDQGHEVAHHSHTHRWIVNLTPGEEREEMALGMEALIRTAGYRPRGWRSPAAEFSEITLDLIQEYGFEYSSNFFDDDSPYLLEVRGQTTDIVELPFRWVLDDAPFFQYSIVLPGRTLQSPSAVLESWKREFDLLYAEDRMMMLGMHPEIIGQPSRLYVLDEMIRYAKSHDRVWIDRCDVMTDDIRPRLRRAA from the coding sequence ATGTCCGTGACGAGTAAGGGATTTCCATTGTTCCTGACGTTCGACGTGGACGCTGAGACCATGTGGACGGCGCGCGATGCCTCCTACGCGAAGCGTCCGATCCTGATGTCCCAGGGCGCCTACGGCTGGAAGGTCGGGGTGCCGCGCGTGCTGGCTCTGCTGGCCCGCCATGATGTGAAGGCCACGTTCTTCGTGCCCGGCGTGGTGGCGCTGGCGCATCCCGACATGATCCGGGGCATCGTCGACCAGGGCCATGAAGTGGCGCATCACAGCCACACGCACCGCTGGATCGTCAACCTGACGCCAGGGGAGGAGCGGGAGGAAATGGCGCTGGGCATGGAGGCGCTGATCCGGACGGCGGGTTATCGTCCGCGCGGCTGGCGTTCGCCCGCGGCGGAGTTCAGCGAGATCACGCTGGATCTGATCCAGGAATACGGCTTCGAGTACTCGTCGAATTTCTTCGACGACGATTCCCCGTATCTGCTGGAAGTACGCGGCCAGACCACCGATATCGTGGAATTGCCGTTCCGCTGGGTGCTGGATGATGCGCCGTTCTTCCAATATTCGATCGTGCTGCCAGGGCGCACGCTGCAATCGCCGTCCGCCGTGCTGGAGTCCTGGAAGCGGGAATTCGATCTGCTGTACGCCGAGGATCGCATGATGATGCTGGGCATGCATCCGGAAATCATCGGCCAGCCCTCGCGCCTGTATGTGCTGGACGAGATGATCCGCTATGCCAAGTCGCACGACCGGGTCTGGATCGACCGTTGCGATGTCATGACCGACGACATCCGGCCGCGCCTGCGGCGCGCGGCATGA
- a CDS encoding SDR family NAD(P)-dependent oxidoreductase, with the protein MSAGRRYLVAGGASGIGLAFARLAASRGAAVAILDRDAAALSEAGRQLPSLAAALVCDVTDSEAVDRAVQEAAGALGGIDGVVNCAGIDLRADLESMRDDDWDRVMAVNLGGPMRVCRAAVPHLKRAGGGVIVNVSSAAGLSPLPGRSAYCAAKAGLNMFGKALAMELAVFGIRVVSVCPGAVDTPLLRSSYEEAPDSQAALAAIRARYALGRVAQPQELAETILFLSGPGASYITGATLAVDGGRSFH; encoded by the coding sequence ATGAGCGCGGGCAGGCGTTACCTGGTGGCGGGCGGCGCCAGCGGCATCGGCCTGGCGTTCGCGCGGCTGGCGGCGAGCCGGGGCGCGGCGGTGGCGATCCTGGATCGTGATGCGGCGGCGCTGTCAGAAGCCGGCCGGCAGTTGCCGTCGCTGGCCGCGGCGCTGGTCTGCGACGTGACGGACAGCGAGGCCGTCGATCGGGCTGTGCAAGAGGCGGCCGGCGCGCTTGGCGGTATCGATGGTGTGGTCAACTGCGCGGGCATTGATCTGAGGGCGGATCTGGAATCGATGCGAGACGACGACTGGGACCGCGTTATGGCCGTCAATCTGGGCGGCCCCATGCGCGTATGCCGCGCGGCCGTGCCGCATCTGAAGCGGGCGGGGGGCGGCGTCATCGTCAACGTGTCTTCTGCCGCCGGTCTGAGTCCCTTGCCTGGACGCAGCGCCTATTGCGCGGCCAAGGCCGGACTCAATATGTTCGGCAAGGCCTTGGCGATGGAGCTGGCCGTCTTTGGCATCCGGGTTGTGTCCGTGTGCCCGGGCGCGGTGGATACGCCGCTGCTTCGTTCCAGTTACGAAGAGGCGCCCGATTCCCAGGCGGCCCTGGCCGCCATTCGCGCGCGCTATGCGCTGGGCCGTGTCGCCCAGCCGCAGGAGCTGGCCGAGACCATCCTGTTTCTCAGCGGCCCTGGCGCCAGCTACATCACCGGCGCGACCCTGGCGGTGGACGGCGGCCGGAGCTTTCATTGA
- a CDS encoding SDR family NAD(P)-dependent oxidoreductase has product MNARFQGRIVVVTGGGQGIGAAAVQRFAAEGARVAVLDLDVDEARRAGHAALAVGGDCTDVAVMDGFLNRVESELGPPDILFNNVGQSARERSGPFSESEEATWRFVLEVSLLTAMRAARRVAPGMRARGYGRIVNMSSDAAFAGDVGLADYAAAKMGVVGFTRSLARELAPAGVTVNAVCPGAIRTRAHERLSPGILRRIVAQTPAGFVGEPQDVAAAVAFLASEEARFITGQTLLIDGGRWMV; this is encoded by the coding sequence ATGAACGCGCGTTTCCAGGGCAGGATCGTCGTGGTGACGGGAGGTGGACAAGGTATCGGCGCGGCGGCAGTCCAACGTTTCGCGGCGGAGGGCGCGCGGGTGGCCGTGCTGGATCTGGACGTGGATGAGGCGCGCCGCGCCGGCCATGCGGCGCTGGCCGTCGGGGGGGACTGCACCGATGTGGCCGTGATGGACGGATTCCTGAACCGCGTGGAGTCCGAACTCGGTCCGCCGGACATCCTGTTCAACAACGTGGGCCAGAGCGCGCGCGAACGGTCGGGACCCTTCTCCGAGTCGGAAGAGGCGACCTGGCGGTTCGTGCTGGAGGTGTCGCTGCTGACGGCGATGCGCGCCGCGCGACGAGTGGCGCCGGGCATGCGCGCGCGGGGCTATGGTCGCATCGTGAACATGAGCAGCGACGCGGCCTTCGCGGGCGATGTGGGGCTGGCGGACTACGCGGCCGCCAAAATGGGCGTGGTCGGCTTCACGCGCTCGTTGGCGCGTGAGCTGGCGCCAGCGGGTGTGACCGTCAACGCCGTGTGTCCCGGCGCCATCCGTACCCGGGCGCATGAGCGTCTATCTCCCGGGATCCTGCGCCGCATCGTGGCGCAGACGCCGGCGGGTTTTGTGGGCGAACCGCAGGATGTGGCCGCCGCCGTGGCATTCCTGGCATCGGAGGAAGCGCGTTTCATTACCGGGCAGACGCTGCTGATCGATGGCGGTCGCTGGATGGTCTAG
- a CDS encoding amidase → MMDDLMDMDALTLAELVRCGEVSPVEAVSAALDRIAARADLNAFITVTAESALAEARAAEAAVRRGDALGPLHGLPYSVKDLTLTAGVRTTMGSALFEHFVPREDAVAVARTKAAGAILIGKTTTPEFGHKQSTDAPLFGRTLNPVDARYTCGASSGGAAVAVAAGMGSLALGTDGGGSIRIPASCCGIVGMKATLGAIPNLQPADLFGANSYVGPMARNVADTALLYGVLQGADRRDPYGQLALPAPAAPAGASLAGLRVAYLPSCGNPVDPEVLTATDAVVRCMEADGARVEPVSLDFVSLERHFLVILESVTASRVGARLETFRDRLDPSLVATVERGRLHGADALLEAWAARTQAFAALQAVFERHDVLVSPTLSAPPLSVTQDPNGIVEIAGKPAGTIRGAWYPYTYPMNLSGHPALSLPCGRSSLGLPIGLQLCGRWHDDWRLLDVAARVERLLAG, encoded by the coding sequence ATGATGGACGACTTGATGGACATGGATGCCTTGACGCTGGCCGAGCTGGTCCGATGCGGCGAAGTGTCGCCGGTGGAGGCGGTGTCGGCCGCGCTGGACCGCATCGCGGCGCGGGCCGACCTGAATGCTTTCATCACGGTGACGGCGGAGTCCGCCCTGGCCGAGGCGCGCGCCGCCGAGGCGGCGGTGCGACGGGGTGATGCGCTGGGACCGCTGCATGGCCTGCCGTATTCGGTCAAGGATCTGACCCTGACTGCCGGCGTGCGCACCACCATGGGTTCGGCCCTCTTCGAACATTTCGTGCCGCGCGAGGACGCGGTGGCGGTGGCGCGGACGAAGGCCGCTGGCGCCATCCTCATCGGCAAGACCACCACACCCGAATTCGGCCACAAGCAAAGCACGGACGCGCCCCTGTTCGGGCGCACGCTCAACCCCGTCGATGCGCGCTATACCTGCGGCGCCTCCAGCGGCGGCGCTGCGGTGGCCGTGGCGGCGGGCATGGGGTCATTGGCGCTTGGGACCGATGGCGGGGGGTCGATCCGCATTCCTGCCTCGTGCTGCGGCATCGTGGGCATGAAGGCCACGCTGGGCGCGATTCCCAACCTGCAGCCGGCCGACCTGTTCGGCGCGAATTCCTATGTGGGGCCGATGGCTCGCAACGTTGCCGATACCGCCTTGCTATATGGCGTGCTGCAAGGCGCGGACCGCCGCGATCCCTATGGCCAACTGGCGCTGCCGGCGCCTGCTGCGCCGGCAGGCGCGTCGCTGGCGGGCCTGCGTGTCGCGTATCTGCCTTCCTGTGGCAATCCGGTGGATCCGGAAGTGCTGACAGCCACGGACGCCGTTGTTCGGTGCATGGAGGCGGATGGCGCGCGGGTGGAGCCGGTTTCCTTGGACTTCGTGTCGCTGGAGCGGCATTTCCTGGTAATCCTGGAATCAGTGACGGCCTCGCGCGTGGGCGCGAGGCTGGAGACGTTTCGGGACCGCCTGGATCCTTCGCTGGTGGCGACGGTGGAGCGGGGCCGCCTGCACGGCGCGGACGCGCTTCTGGAAGCGTGGGCGGCGCGCACGCAGGCGTTCGCCGCGTTGCAGGCAGTATTCGAGCGCCACGATGTGTTGGTATCGCCGACGCTGTCGGCGCCGCCCTTGTCCGTTACGCAGGATCCCAATGGCATTGTCGAGATCGCCGGCAAGCCGGCGGGGACCATACGCGGCGCCTGGTATCCCTACACCTATCCCATGAACCTGAGCGGCCACCCCGCGCTGTCGCTGCCTTGTGGGCGGTCGTCTTTGGGGCTGCCCATCGGCCTGCAGCTTTGCGGCCGCTGGCATGATGATTGGCGGCTGCTTGACGTGGCCGCGCGGGTCGAGCGGCTGCTGGCGGGCTGA
- a CDS encoding 3-methyl-2-oxobutanoate dehydrogenase (2-methylpropanoyl-transferring) subunit alpha: MSQYGPLKLHVPEPTGRPGCKTDFSYLRVSPAGEVPKPPIDVAAIDTGNLAYSLIRVIDEDGQAVGPWAPDISDELLRAGMRTMLKTRIFDGRMLTAQRKKKISFYMQSLGEEAIGSAHALALEQGDMCFPTYRQQSILLAREVSLVTMMCQLMSNERDPLKGRQLPVMYSDRENGFFSISGNLATQFIQAVGWGMASAIKGDTRIASGWIGDGATAEADFHTALTFAHVYRAPVILNVVNNQWAISTFQAIAGGEGATFAGRGVGCGIASLRVDGNDFLAVYAASRWAAERARRNLGPTLIEWVTYRAGPHSTSDDPSKYRPGDDWNHFPLGDPIERFKKHLILRGIWSEAEHEAVRAELDAEILAAQKEAESYGTLVDGHVPSAASIFEDVYKDMPEHLRRQRQQLGV, encoded by the coding sequence ATGAGCCAGTACGGGCCGTTGAAGTTGCACGTCCCCGAGCCCACAGGGCGTCCGGGTTGCAAGACAGACTTTTCCTATCTGCGCGTCTCGCCCGCCGGCGAGGTTCCCAAACCCCCCATTGATGTCGCCGCGATCGACACCGGCAATCTGGCCTACAGCCTGATCCGCGTGATCGACGAGGACGGCCAGGCCGTTGGCCCGTGGGCGCCGGACATCAGCGACGAGTTGCTGCGCGCCGGCATGCGGACCATGCTGAAGACGCGCATCTTCGACGGTCGCATGCTGACCGCGCAGCGCAAGAAGAAGATATCCTTCTACATGCAGAGCCTGGGCGAGGAGGCCATCGGGTCGGCCCACGCGCTGGCGCTGGAACAGGGCGACATGTGTTTCCCGACCTACCGGCAGCAGAGCATCCTGCTGGCGCGCGAGGTCTCGCTGGTCACCATGATGTGCCAGCTCATGTCCAACGAGCGCGACCCGCTCAAGGGCCGCCAACTGCCGGTCATGTACTCCGACCGCGAGAATGGCTTCTTCAGCATCTCGGGCAACCTGGCCACGCAGTTCATCCAGGCGGTGGGCTGGGGCATGGCCTCGGCCATCAAGGGCGACACGCGCATCGCCTCCGGCTGGATCGGCGACGGCGCCACCGCCGAGGCCGACTTCCACACCGCGCTGACCTTTGCCCATGTGTACCGCGCTCCGGTGATCCTGAACGTGGTCAACAACCAGTGGGCCATCTCCACGTTCCAGGCCATCGCCGGGGGCGAGGGCGCCACCTTCGCCGGTCGTGGCGTGGGCTGCGGCATTGCCTCGCTGCGCGTGGACGGCAACGATTTCCTGGCCGTGTACGCGGCCTCGCGCTGGGCCGCCGAGCGCGCCCGCCGCAATCTGGGCCCGACCCTGATCGAATGGGTGACCTACCGCGCCGGCCCGCACTCCACCTCCGATGATCCTTCCAAGTACCGTCCGGGCGACGACTGGAACCACTTCCCGCTGGGCGATCCGATCGAACGCTTCAAGAAGCACCTGATCCTGCGCGGCATCTGGTCCGAAGCCGAGCACGAAGCCGTGCGCGCCGAACTCGACGCCGAGATCCTGGCCGCGCAAAAGGAAGCGGAAAGCTACGGCACCCTGGTGGACGGCCACGTCCCCAGCGCCGCCAGCATTTTCGAAGACGTGTACAAGGACATGCCGGAGCACCTGCGCCGGCAGCGCCAGCAGCTCGGAGTCTGA